GAGGGGGTGGTACCTCCACAGTGACTGCAGTAGGGGACCACTCGAAACCTCCTCCTCACTCGACGAACACAGAGCCAGCAGACGGTCACATCCCGACAAAATCCGCTATTCTCGATGCGTCCATTCGATCCGAAAGACCTCGGCCTCGAGCGTCTCCTCGGTTTCGGTGTGAAAGTCGAACTGCTTCGCGATGGGGAGCTCGGCCCGGAACGCGTGCGTCACGTCGCCGCCCTCGTCTCCGGCGAAGGATTCGACGAACTCCTGACTCCCCTCGTTGTGGATCGTGTACGAGACGGCCGCGATCTCGCTGGCCGTTTCGAGAAACTCCCGATCCGCGTGTCGGTTTCCGCGTTGGGCACCGAACGGCGGATTGGAGACCACGGTCGCGTCGGTCGTCGAAAACGGATGCCGAGTGACGTCGCCGCGGAGCCACTCGAGCGTGCGGTCGGTACCGCCACTGGCAGCCGCCGCGACCGTTTGCTCGTTCCCGCGAGCCAGCTCGAGCGCGTCGCGGTCGACGTCGATTCCGACGACGCTGTCGGCACCGGCGATCGAGGCGGCGATCGCGAGCATCCCGGTGCCGGTTCCGAGATCGACGACCCGTCCCTCGAGGTCGTCTTGCAACCTGGCCAGGTGACAGATGTGAGCCGCCAGCTCCGCCGGCGTCAGGTACTGCTCGAGGCTCGCGTCCGGATCGGAGAAGTCCGCGACCGACTCGAGTCGGCGGGCGAGCGTGCGGCGTGAGGGGCCGGCCATCCCTCAGTCGTCGACGGCGATCGGTCCCTCGAGGTCGAACGCGAGCCCCTCTCGGTCGGCCCGCTCGGCACAGGCCGCGAGCGCGGGACGGACCTTTTGGGGGTCTGCGACGGTATCAACGGTGACGGTCACGGTACCGACACCGAGGAACGAGCCCGCGCGAACGTACCCTCGAATGCGGTCGATTTCCTCCTGCGTCGCGAGAGAACAGTCTTCCTCGAAACACGCACTGATCGTCAACTCGGCGGGGACGAGTCCTTCCTCGGTGAGGTCGCGCTTGAAATCGCGCAGATATTCCGGCGCGGTCGACTCGAGTGCAGCGGCCTCGAGGGCGACCGGCGTGGCGTCGGCCGGTCGACAACGGTCGATCGCTGACTGGTGGGACGGGGTCGTACTCATTGTCGTGCCATACATGACTTGCATACAAAAAGCTTGTTAAATACGTAGTAGTAATATATCGAGTCGTCCTCGCGCGGTCCTCGACTACGAACGACGGGCCATGGAACCCTCAAAGTCACAGTTCCACGACAGTTTCGAATAGAGTTAAGGATTCCCCGGGGAAGTAACAGGTATGGAGCAGTGTCCGCGGTGTCAGGGTGCCGTCGAAGAACTCTCGTTGGGGGACGTGTCGACGGTCACGTGCCCCCACTGTGGGTTCGCCGACGTCCCCGTCGAACACCAACCCGACGGCGAGGATCCCGAATCGTGGCGGGATGCGTTCAACCGATTTTACAAGGAATGAGCAGGGCTGCGTGCGTCATCGACCGGTAGTACGTTCCCCGAGAAAACGAACCCCGCAGCGCGAGGCTTACTCGTTTGCGGCCGCCGCTTCCGCGTCCTCTTCCTCCTGTTGATGCTCCGCGTCCTCGTCGGACCGAGCCGCGACGAGGCCACCGCGGGCGACGCTGTACAGCGGTTCGTTCGCGTGCGTGACGTCGCTGATCGAGAACGGAATATTCGCGTCCTCGAGGTGGTCGCGGAACAGGGCCTCGAAGCCGCTGGGGCTGGAGGTTCCGCCGGTGACGACGACGGGGACGTCCAGTCCTTCCTCGACGTCTTCCTCGTCGACTTCCTTGACGATGTTCTCGATGACGTAATCGAGCAGGTTCTCGTAGTAGATCGAGAGGGCACCTTCGACGCCGCCGACGTCGGTCGTGAAGTCCAGCTCGAAGTCGTCTTCCTTGATGGAGGTGACCTTGTCGACGGGCGTCCCGGTCGCGCGCGCGGCCTGTTCGTCGACCCAGTCGCCACCGCGGGCGACGGAGAACTTCATGACGGGTACCGCGTAGTAGGAGAGACAGACGTTCGTCATCCCGGCACCGAAACTGATGCCCAGTCCCGTGAAGTTGTTATCCGCGAGTTCGCTGTAGATGACGGACATCCCCTCGTTGATCGGTTCGGAGTCGTATCCCATATCGTCGAGGAACGACTCGATCGTTTTCTGGTGGTACAGCGTGGAGAGATCCGAGTCGATCGGATCTGCGGGGGACGAGAAGTAGAGTTTCTCGTCGGGATAGGCGGGCTCGCCGACGACCTGCTCGATGATGAGCTTCATCATCGGGATCGCGCTCTGCTCGTCGTTCGAGAGGATCCCGTGTTTCATCGGGCGGCGAGTTTCCTTGTTGAAGATGTTCGCGAAATTCAGCGCGTCGTCGCCGACGACGTAGACCTTGTCGTCCTTGCGAATGTGGAGCACTTCACTTCGTGAGAGCATCTGCTCGGCCATATCCGAGTACTCGATCTCGACGAATGAGTTACGCTGTTGCACGAATACCGTGTCGTTCCCATCCTGTTGTGCTGACAGGATGTTCATCGTTCCGACGTCCAGGCCTTTGGCCATGTGTGGGCAAGGCAACCGACGGATTATAAATCTATGTGCCTTAATTTCGGATCTGATACTACGACACAAGAGGCTATTACTTTCGGTCGCCGGCCGTTAATTCCTCTTTACGAGATCCCGGAATCGTTCGAACAGGGTTCCAACGGGTTTCGTCACGGTTTCGACGGCTCCACCGTCGTCCTCGGCCGTCGCTTGTTCCTCGGCTCGCTGCTGTTCGCGCAGTTCTTTGAGCTTCGCCGTCTGATCGTCGACCGTCGAACTCGAGGTCGTTTGCTTCGTCTCGCCGCCTTTGAGCCCCTTGAGGCCGGCGACCTGCTGGTCGACGCCCGACGAACGAGTGGTCGTGGTGCCGGCGTCGGTATCGATCTCGACGTCGTCGAGGTCGTTGCTCGAGAAGTTCAGTCGCTTGTGTTCGGTCTGTTCGACGCCGCCCCAGGAGAGCTCGACGCCCTCCATCGCGTCGTCGATGTCCCGTTGGATCTCCGCGTCGGAGAGTTCCGGGTCGTCGTCCTCGTCGGTGTCGGTATCGGTCGTGACCACCTCGGCCTGCTGCGCCATATCGAGGTAGTGGGCGATCAGTGCGGCACCCGTCGAGGCGGTGATGCCCGCGAGTCCGATGGCGTACACTGCGATCACCTGTACGGTGTAATCGGCCCCGTAGCCGTTCCAGTCCTGGGGATAGACGACGAGGAAACCGACGATCGCGGCGATCGTGATCGCGACGCCGGCGATCGACGTGTACAGCATTCGCCGTTCCGACGGGAGCAGGACCACGATCCCCAGCATCGTAACGGGGAGCGACCCCATTGCTACTCCGTATGCGGGACCGACCCACGCGAAGTAGTCGGCGGTGCGTGCCTCGAACGTACTACCCCAGACGAAGAGTACGAGCCCGACGATCGCCAGCCCGATTCCGCCCAGAAACAGACCGAATCCGACGTAAACGTCGGTCCGATCGTCCGGTTCACCGATGTATCGACGATAGATGTCGAATAGATAGCCGTCTACGGCCTGTTCCGCTGCCATTTGGTCTCAATTTATACTCCAGTACTATGACTGTTTGGACGGAAAACGAACCCGCCCGCCCCGTCTCTCGAGACCGCCGCATCGCCCCGTTGATATCGCCACCGTCGCGATTCGACCGCGGTGTCTCAGTCTGTCCTGCCGAAACGATCCGATCGCAGGGCTCCGCCAGAATAGGCGACCGACACCGAAAATATTGGATGTGTTACCATAGTCCATAGTTTGATAATGATCCGGTCAAAATCGGTTTCCAATTCAAATGGTGTCCGGTAACGTACCGACTGTGCTCGTCGCAGTCGACGACCCCGACGTGCGTGCCAGGTTCCAGTCGTGGCTCACTCGCGACTACCGTGTCGAGACGACGACGAACGGCGACGGCGTCCTTTCGGCGATCGAGGAGGCAGATGCCGTACTGGTCGACTGCGAATTCCGGACGGCAGCCGGGACCTCCGTCGTCGACGAGCTCGAGGGGCGACCGGCCGTACGGACCAC
This portion of the Natrinema salinisoli genome encodes:
- a CDS encoding zf-TFIIB domain-containing protein, which encodes MEQCPRCQGAVEELSLGDVSTVTCPHCGFADVPVEHQPDGEDPESWRDAFNRFYKE
- a CDS encoding DUF7139 domain-containing protein: MAAEQAVDGYLFDIYRRYIGEPDDRTDVYVGFGLFLGGIGLAIVGLVLFVWGSTFEARTADYFAWVGPAYGVAMGSLPVTMLGIVVLLPSERRMLYTSIAGVAITIAAIVGFLVVYPQDWNGYGADYTVQVIAVYAIGLAGITASTGAALIAHYLDMAQQAEVVTTDTDTDEDDDPELSDAEIQRDIDDAMEGVELSWGGVEQTEHKRLNFSSNDLDDVEIDTDAGTTTTRSSGVDQQVAGLKGLKGGETKQTTSSSTVDDQTAKLKELREQQRAEEQATAEDDGGAVETVTKPVGTLFERFRDLVKRN
- a CDS encoding METTL5 family protein, with the translated sequence MAGPSRRTLARRLESVADFSDPDASLEQYLTPAELAAHICHLARLQDDLEGRVVDLGTGTGMLAIAASIAGADSVVGIDVDRDALELARGNEQTVAAAASGGTDRTLEWLRGDVTRHPFSTTDATVVSNPPFGAQRGNRHADREFLETASEIAAVSYTIHNEGSQEFVESFAGDEGGDVTHAFRAELPIAKQFDFHTETEETLEAEVFRIEWTHRE